One genomic segment of Brassica napus cultivar Da-Ae chromosome A3, Da-Ae, whole genome shotgun sequence includes these proteins:
- the LOC106381213 gene encoding probable 2-oxoglutarate-dependent dioxygenase AOP1, which produces MDSVSLHPLSDYIQLPVIDFSDQCLTPGTSKWDKVKTDVRKALEDYGCFEAFFDKVSVELDKSVFEAMEELFDLPTQTKERNVSSKPYHGYLSQDIYESFGIDDANLAEKVNEFTQQLWPDHGNKRISETMHGISEKLAELDVMVRRMIMESFGIEKYIDEHLDSTNYLFRMMKYTPPRPHEEKKLGLPSHTDKNIMTILHQYQVEGLEIQNKDKKWFKVKPYHQNSFIVMVGDSMCAFLNGRLASTYHRVLVTAKKTRYSTALFSTPKTGVILDSPEELIDEEHPRVFKPFEFNDYRDFYNTEAGFAAQSTLHAFCAL; this is translated from the exons ATGGATTCAGTCTCTCTTCATCCTCTTTCCGATTATATTCAACTTCCAGTTATCGATTTCTCCGACCAATGCCTAACACCAGGAACCTCAAAGTGGGACAAAGTGAAGACTGATGTCCGCAAAGCTTTAGAAGACTATGGCTGTTTCGAAGCTTTCTTTGACAAAGTGTCAGTGGAGCTTGATAAGTCTGTTTTCGAAGCCATGGAAGAGCTTTTTGATTTGCCCACTCAGACCAAAGAGAGAAACGTGTCTTCAAAACCTTATCATGGATACCTAAGCCAAGATATTTACGAGAGTTTCGGGATCGATGATGCTAATCTTGCGGAGAAAGTCAACGAGTTTACTCAACAGCTATGGCCTGACCATGGAAACAAGAGAATTAG TGAGACGATGCATGGGATTTCCGAGAAATTAGCGGAACTGGACGTGATGGTGAGGAGAATGATAATGGAGAGTTTTGggatagagaaatacattgacGAACATCTTGATTCTACAAATTACCTTTTTCGCATGATGAAGTATACACCACCTCGTCCTCATGAAGAGAAAAAGTTAGGTTTACCTTCTCATACAGATAAGAACATCATGACAATACTTCATCAGTATCAAGTTGAAGGTTTGGAAATTCAGAACAAAGACAAAAAATGGTTCAAAGTGAAACCATATCATCAAAATTCTTTCATCGTCATGGTTGGAGATTCTATGTGT GCATTTTTGAATGGTCGATTGGCATCTACATATCACCGAGTCCTAGTGACAGCAAAGAAGACAAGGTATTCGACTGCACTGTTCTCGACTCCAAAAACAGGAGTTATCCTAGATTCACCTGAAGAACTTATCGATGAAGAACATCCACGTGTGTTCAAACCCTTTGAATTCAATGATTACCGTGACTTCTATAACACGGAAGCTGGGTTTGCAGCTCAGTCTACTCTCCATGCTTTCTGTGCTCTCTGA
- the LOC106381212 gene encoding serine/threonine-protein phosphatase BSL1-like, with amino-acid sequence MAAKPWLHPAPQYKTLETFWDDEDDAPGPRCAHTLTAVAATKTHGPRLILFGGATAIEGGNSSVPGIRLAGVTNTVHSYDVLTRKWTRLKPAGEPPSPRAAHAAAAVGTMVVFQGGIGPAGHSTDDLYVLDMTNDKYKWHRVVVQGEGPGPRYGHVMDLVSQRYLVTVTGNDGKRALSDAWALDTAQKPYVWQRLNPDGDRPSARMYASGSARSDGMFLLCGGRDTLGAPLGDAYGLLMHRNGQWEWTLAPGVAPSPRYQHAAVFVGARLHVSGGVLRGGRMIDAEATVAVLDTAAGVWLDRNGQVTSARGSKGQVDQDPSFELMRRCRHGAASVGIRIYVHGGLRGDVLLDDFLVAENSTFQSDISSPLSATQQSSTPRFSYAARPPSGSEPALSLSEGLRLDENSMEKLTEASAAEAEVASSVWRAAQLDSTSLDEEPSASDGSSATVETTSDGPETEGDVRLHPRAVVVAKETVGSLGGMVRQLSLDQFQNESRRMVPMNNSDVPQPTKKFTRQKSPQGLHKKVISALLRPRNWKPPGNRKFFLDSYEVGELCYAAEQIFMHEQTVLQLKAPIKVFGDLHGQFGDLMRLFDEYGFPSTAGDITYIDYLFLGDYVDRGQHSLETITLLLALKIEYPENFHLIRGNHEAADINALFGFRLECIERMGESDGIWAWTRFNQLFNHLPLAALIENKIICMHGGIGRSISTVEQIEKIERPITMDAGSLVLMDLLWSDPTENDSIEGLRPNARGPGLVTFGPDRVTEFCKKNKLQLIIRAHECVMDGFERFAQGQLITLFSATNYCGTANNAGAILVVGRGLVIVPKLIHPLPPPILSPENSPEHSGDDAWMQELNIQRPPTPTRGRPQPDFDRSSLAYI; translated from the exons ATGGCAGCGAAACCGTGGCTACATCCAGCTCCTCAGTACAAAACCCTAGAAACCTTCTGGGACGACGAAGACGACGCTCCTGGTCCTCGATGCGCTCACACGCTCACCGCCGTTGCAGCTACCAAGACTCACGGCCCTCGTCTCATACTCTTCGGCGGCGCCACCGCTATCGAAGGCGGCAACTCCTCCGTACCTGGGATCA GGTTAGCTGGTGTGACCAACACGGTGCATTCTTATGATGTTCTCACTAGGAAGTGGACAAG GCTTAAACCGGCTGGTGAGCCTCCGTCTCCTAGGGCTGCTCACGCCGCAGCTGCTGTTGGCACCATGGTCGTTTTTCAG GGTGGCATTGGCCCGGCCGGGCATTCTACTGATGATCTTTACGTTCTTGACATGACTAATGATAAGTACAAGTGGCATAG GGTGGTGGTTCAAGGGGAAGGTCCAGGCCCTCGCTATGGTCATGTTATGGATTTAGTTTCTCAGAGGTATCTTGTTACAGTCACCGGAAATGATG GGAAACGAGCTCTCTCTGACGCTTGGGCATTAGATACAGCTCAGAAACCATATGTATGGCAGAGACTGAACCCTGATGGTGACCGACCAAGTGCTAGAAT gtATGCTTCTGGCAGCGCTCGTTCTGACGGCATGTTCTTACTTTGCGGTGGAAGAGACACCTTGGGGGCG CCATTGGGAGATGCTTACGGTTTACTCATGCATAGAAATGGTCAGTGGGAATGGACTCTGGCTCCAGGAGTAGCTCCTTCTCCAAGATACCAACATGCGGCG GTATTTGTAGGTGCAAGATTGCATGTCAGCGGTGGTGTTCTAAGAGGAGGCCGCATGATAGATGCTGAAGCAACTGTTGCAG TGCTTGATACTGCTGCTGGTGTATGGTTGGATAGAAATGGGCAAGTGACTTCTGCACGTGGCAGTAAAGGACAAGTCGATCAAGATCCTTCTTTTGAACTTATGCGTCGCTGTCGCCATGGTGCTGCATCAGTTGGCATCCGAATCTATGTACATGGTGGTCTTAGAGGAG ATGTGTTGCTTGACGATTTTCTAGTGGCTGAAAACTCAACATTCCAGTCAGACATCAGTTCTCCTTTGTCAGCAACCCAACAAAGCTCCACTCCCAGGTTTTCTTATGCCGCACGACCTCCTTCAGGCTCTGAACCAGCACTTTCCTTATCCGAAGGACTGAG ATTGGATGAAAATTCCATGGAGAAATTGACGGAGGCTTCTGCAGCGGAAGCAGAGGTGGCTAGTTCTGTTTGGCGAGCTGCGCAATTAGATTCTACTTCTCTAGATGAAGAACCCTCCGCATCTGATGGCAGCTCGGCAACAGTAGAAACCACTAGTGACGGTCCTGAAACTGAAGGAGATGTCCGGCTTCATCCAAGAGCT GTTGTGGTAGCAAAGGAGACGGTCGGAAGTCTAGGCGGCATGGTAAGACAGCTAAGCTTGGATCAGTTTCAGAATGAGAGCCGGCGGATGGTTCCCATGAATAATAGCGATGTGCCACAACCCACCAAGAAGTTCACGAGACAGAAGTCTCCTCAAGGCCTGCATAAAAAG GTCATTTCTGCTTTGTTGAGACCAAGAAACTGGAAACCTCCTGGCAACAGGAAGTTTTTCTTGGATTCTTACGAAGTTGGGGAACTCTGTTATGCTGCTGAACAAATATTCATGCATGAACAAACGGTTCTTCAGCTCAAAGCTCCTATCAAAGTCTTTGGTGATCTCCATGGGCAATTCGGAGATTTGATGCGGTTGTTTGATGAGTATGGGTTTCCCTCAACAGCTGGAGATATCAC GtatattgattatttatttttgggagATTATGTCGACCGTGGGCAACACAGCCTGGAGACTATAACTTTGCTGCTTGCATTGAAG ATAGAATATCCGGAGAATTTTCACTTGATTCGTGGAAATCACGAGGCTGCTGATATCAATGCCCTATTTGGCTTCCGTCTGGAGTGCATAGAAAGAATG GGAGAGAGTGATGGGATATGGGCATGGACAAGATTCAATCAACTCTTCAATCATCTTCCCCTCGCTGCACTCATcgagaataaaattatatgtatgCATGGTGGGATCGGGAGGTCAATCAGTACAGTGGAACAGATCGAAAAAATCGAAAGGCCCATAACAATGGATGCTGGATCCCTTGTTCTTATGGATTTATTATG GTCTGATCCTACAGAGAACGATAGTATAGAGGGTTTGAGACCAAACGCTAGAGGACCCGGTCTTGTCACGTTTGGG CCTGATAGAGTTACAGAGTTCTGTAAGAAGAATAAACTACAGCTAATTATTAGGGCCCATGAATGTGTAATGGATGGATTCGAAAGATTTGCGCAAGGACAGTTGATTACGCTATTTTCGGCTACAAATTACTGCG GAACGGCGAACAATGCGGGAGCTATATTGGTTGTTGGGAGAGGATTGGTgattgttcctaagctgattcatccTCTTCCACCTCCTATCTTATCTCCAGAGAATTCTCCAGAACATTCTGGAGACGACGCTTGGATGCAG GAGCTGAATATCCAGAGACCACCTACTCCAACACGAGGGAGGCCACAGCCAGATTTTGACAGAAGCTCGCTTGCATACATCTAA
- the LOC106438719 gene encoding probable 2-oxoglutarate-dependent dioxygenase AOP1, whose product MGSDSTPQLPVIHLSDQTLKPGSEKWVEVRSDVRKALEDYGAFEVSYDRVSEELKESVLEAMKELFQLPVEAKRRNVSPKPYTGYMTHNGISESLGIQDANVLEKVNEFTQLLRPDCEGNKSTSERIHKFSEKMAELDVMVRRMVFESFGIEDYFDENLKSMNYRLRLMKYSAPRDVDTNVAAGANDAGDGANTNNNGNTGADVGAGDSASTGDNDKVVASDDANAGADTNDIVVGIANVHIDDDANDVAKANGDVGAGVDANTNDCASVKSSADVDNVNANVSVGTNGDTNANVGADIEEKKLGLPSHTDKNLLTVLYQYEIEGLEVLTKDEKWIRVKPSHNTFVVIAGDSLHALMNGRLFLPFHRVRVTEKKKTRYSIGLFSTPNRDYIIEPPKELVDEQHPRVFKPLTYVDLMSFYHTEVGRRARSTLHAYCAVSGA is encoded by the exons ATGGGTTCAGACAGTACTCCTCAACTTCCAGTCATCCATCTCTCGGACCAAACCCTAAAACCAGGAAGTGAGAAGTGGGTTGAAGTGAGGAGTGATGTCCGTAAAGCTCTTGAAGACTACGGCGCGTTCGAGGTGTCATATGATAGAGTGTCAGAGGAGCTTAAGGAATCGGTTTTGGAAGCCATGAAAGAGCTTTTCCAGCTACCTGTTGAGGCCAAAAGAAGAAACGTGTCTCCCAAACCCTACACTGGATATATGACTCATAATGGTATTTCCGAGAGTCTGGGGATCCAGGATGCCAATGTTTTGGAGAAAGTTAACGAATTTACTCAACTGCTACGCCCTGATTGTGAGGGTAACAAGAGTACCAG CGAAAGGATACATAAGTTTTCAGAGAAGATGGCAGAATTGGATGTAATGGTGAGAAGAATGGTATTTGAGAGCTTTGGGATAGAGGATTACTTTGATGAGAACCTCAAGTCAATGAATTACCGTCTACGACTGATGAAGTATTCAGCACCACGTGATGTTGATACTAATGTTGCGGCAGGTGCTAATGATGCTGGTGATGGTGCTAATACGAATAACAATGGTAATACTGGTGCGGATGTTGGTGCTGGCGATTCAGCCAGTACTGGTGACAATGACAAGGTTGTTGCTAGTGATGATGCTAATGCTGGTGCTGATACTAATGATATTGTTGTTGGTATTGCTAACGTTCATATTGATGATGATGCTAATGATGTTGCTAAAGCTAATGGCGACGTTGGTGCTGGTGTTGATGCTAATACTAATGATTGTGCTAGTGTTAAGTCTAGCGCCGACGTTGATAATGTTAATGCTAATGTCAGTGTTGGTACTAATGGTGATACTAATGCTAATGTTGGCGCTGATATTGAGGAGAAGAAATTAGGCTTACCTTCTCATACTGATAAAAACCTTTTGACAGTACTTTATCAATATGAGATTGAAGGTTTGGAGGTGTTAACCAAAGATGAAAAGTGGATCAGAGTGAAGCCATCTCATAACACTTTCGTTGTTATCGCTGGAGATTCTCTACAT GCACTTATGAATGGTAGACTATTTCTCCCGTTTCATCGAGTAAGAGTGACGGAGAAAAAGAAGACAAGATATTCAATAGGATTGTTCTCGACTCCAAATAGAGATTACATCATAGAACCACCAAAGGAACTTGTGGACGAGCAGCATCCACGTGTATTCAAACCATTAACTTACGTTGACTTGATGAGCTTCTATCACACTGAGGTTGGCCGTAGAGCTCGATCTACTCTGCATGCTTATTGTGCCGTCTCCGGAGCTTAA
- the LOC106438718 gene encoding LEC14B protein: MFFGPSEFDVDDMGYAMSRLETESDAGRDFSGVGSSSSGSHISSEHLDHDDINQITKLKSSPHQRYSRVVPGRHELPVSTVRMLAGRESNFSGRGGRFSAADCCHMLSRYLPVKGPWLVDQMNSRAYVSQFSTDGSLFIAGFQGSHIRIYNVEKGWKVQKDILAKSLRWTVTDTSLSPDQRNLVYASMSPMVHIVDVGSGTTESHANVTEIHDGLDFSSDEDGGYSFGIFSVKFSTDGRELVAGSSDESIYVYDLEANKVSLRTVAHTSDVNTVCFADESGNLILSGGDDNLCKVWDRRCFIGRDKAAGVLVGHLEGVTFIDSRGDGRYFISNGKDQTIKLWDIRKMSSTPPAKHDVIRNYEWDYRWMEYPPEARDLKHPFDQSVATYKGHSVLRTLIRCYFSPSHSTGQKYIYTGSNDSSVYIYDLVSGDKVAVLKHHSSPVRDCNWHPHYPTLISSSWDGDLVKWEFPGRGEAPITSKKRVRRRHLYY, from the exons ATGTTTTTTGGACCAAGTGAGTTTGATGTTGATGACATGGGTTATGCAATGAGTAGACTTGAGACTGAATCCGATGCTGGAAGAGACTTTTCTGGAGTTGGTAGTAGTAGTAGTGGTAGTCACATATCAAGTGAGCATTTAGACCATGATGATATCAACCAGATCACTAAGTTGAAGTCTAGTCCTCACCAACGGTATAGCCGTGTTGTCCCTGGGAGACATGAGTTACCTGTTTCCACTGTGAGGATGTTGGCTGGTCGAGAAAGTAACTTCTCTGGACGAGGAGGGAGATTCTCCGCAGCTGATTGTTGCCATATGCTTAGCAGATATTTGCCTGTTAAGGGTCCTTGGCTTGTGGATCAAATGAACAGCCGAGCTTATGTCTCTCAGTTTTCAACTGATGGATCTCTCTTTATTGCTGGGTTTCAG GGAAGCCATATCCGGATCTATAATGTTGAGAAGGGTTGGAAAGTTCAAAAGGATATTCTTGCGAAAAGCTTGCGTTGGACTGTCACTGATACTTCTCTGTCCCCTGATCAGCGAAACCTG GTGTATGCAAGCATGTCACCTATGGTTCACATCGTCGATGTTGGGTCTGGTACAACCGAGTCTCATGCAAATGTTACG GAGATTCATGATGGTTTAGACTTCTCTTCTGATGAAGATGGAGGGTACTCTTTTGGAATATTCTCTGTTAAATTTTCAACAGATGGACGAGAACTTGTTGCTGGGAGCAGTGATGAATCTATTTATGTTTATGATCTTGAAGCTAATAAAGTTTCACTCCGGACTGTTGCACACACG TCTGACGTAAATACTGTGTGTTTCGCCGATGAAAGTGGAAACCTGATTTTATCTGGAGGTGATGATAACCTCTGCAAG GTGTGGGATAGGCGTTGTTTCATTGGGAGAGATAAGGCAGCTGGTGTTCTAGTAGGACACCTCGAAGGTGTTACATTTATCGATAGCCGTGGAGATGGTCGCTATTTCATATCTAATGGCAAAGACCAGACCATCAAGTTATGGGATATTAGAAAAATGTCCTCAACCCCACCTGCAAA GCATGACGTAATCAGAAACTATGAATGGGATTATAGATGGATGGAGTACCCTCCAGAGGCAAGAGATCTAAAGCACCCTTTTGATCAGTCAGTGGCCACGTATAAAGGCCACTCAGTGTTGCGTACTCTGATCCGTTGCTACTTCTCTCCATCACATAG TACTGGCCAAAAGTACATATACACAGGATCCAACGACAGTTCTGTCTACATATACGACTTG GTAAGTGGTGATAAAGTGGCAGTGCTAAAGCACCATAGTTCACCTGTAAGAGACTGTAACTGGCATCCGCATTACCCTACGCTTATAAGCTCGTCATGGGACGGAGATCTTGTTAAATGGGAATTCCCGGGGAGGGGTGAGGCGCCAATCACGAgcaagaagagggttcggagGAGACATTTATACTACTGA
- the LOC106438717 gene encoding auxin-binding protein 1, protein MILLSVGSSSSSQIAAIFSVTLLLFYFSEATLGSPCPINGLPIVRNISELPQDSYGIPGLTHMTVAGSVLHGMKEVEIWLQTFAPGAATPIHRHSCEEVFVVLMGSGTLYLAETHGSFPGKPVEFPIFANSTLHVPINDAHQVKNTGNEDLQVLVTISRPPIKIFTYDDWFMPHTAAKLKFPFVWDEQCFQESQKDEL, encoded by the exons ATGATCCTCCTTTCGGTTGGTTCCTCTTCCTCATCTCAGATCGCCGCCATCTTCTCCGTCACGCTTCTTCTGTTCTACTTCTCTGAAGCTACTCTAGGATCTCCTTGTCCGATCAATG GCTTACCAATCGTGAGAAACATTAGTGAACTTCCTCAGGATAGCTATGGAATACCAGGTCTTACCCACATGACAGTTGCGGGGTCCGTATTGCACGGAATGAAAGAG GTTGAAATATGGCTTCAAACGTTTGCTCCAGGTGCAGCGACACCGATTCACAGGCACTCATGTGAGGAGGTTTTCGTTGTACTAATGGGTAGTGGTACTCTGTATCTCGCTGAAACGCATGGAAGTTTCCCTGGCAAACCAGTTGAGTTTCCAATATTTGCCAACAGTACGCTTCATGTTCCAATCAATGATGCTCATCAG GTCAAGAACACCGGTAATGAGGACCTGCAGGTGCTGGTCACTATATCTCGGCCGCCTATTAAAAT CTTTACCTATGATGACTGGTTTATGCCACACACTGCTGCAAAGTTGAAGTTTCCTTTCGTTTGGGATGAGCAATGCTTCCAAGAATCTCAAAAAGACGAGCTCTAG
- the LOC106431499 gene encoding 4-substituted benzoates-glutamate ligase GH3.12-like — MDLKKLTSNVKQIQDDVLKEILTLNANTEYLRGYLHGSCDKELFKKNVPVVSYDDVKPYIERVVNGEPSNVISGKPITRFLLSSGTTAGKQKIFPVNNKFFEDMSFVIALRSFLISKHFQGGLKGKAVMFFSTRPQSTTPCGLPISTSITGYLLSDSFKNRPSNGFTSPDVVALCPDNKQAMYCHLLCGLFLSDEVVNVSATFASSLVGAITFLESHWKEMCSNIRSGHLSEWITDLGCRDAVTNILGGCNSELADRIEEECNKKSWEGIITRLWPKVKFIQSIVTGQNSQCIPMLEFYSNKVPLISTVYGSSETIFGINMNPFCKPQDISYTCIPTISYFEFILADEGNKGEIVDLVNVKIGSYYEPVITNYYGLHRYKMGDILQVSGFYNSAPQFRFVRRKNMVLSVNLEVTTEEDILKGLNNATPVLKNSDLVLMGFTCYADISTLPGHYIFYWELKAKTISDIVELDNKVLVECCCVMEESLCALYREMRSKDGSIGALEIRVVQQGTFNSLMELAISQGASPSQYKTPICINSSEALAVLESNVLACFFSDKSPTNL; from the exons ATGGATCTAAAGAAGTTAACATCAAATGTGAAGCAAATACAAGATGATGTATTAAAGGAGATACTTACGCTTAATGCTAATACAGAGTATCTCCGAGGCTACCTCCATGGAAGCTGTGATAAAGAGTTATTCAAGAAGAACGTACCGGTAGTAAGCTACGATGATGTTAAGCCTTATATCGAACGCGTTGTGAATGGAGAACCTTCAAATGTTATTTCTGGAAAACCCATTACTCGATTTCTGTTGAG CTCAGGAACTACTGCAGGGAAACAAAAGATCTTCCCAGTTAACAACAAGTTCTTTGAGGACATGTCATTTGTCATTGCTCTACGCTCATTCCTAATATCAAA GCATTTCCAAGGTGGCCTAAAAGGAAAGGCGGTAATGTTTTTTTCCACGAGACCGCAGTCTACAACTCCATGTGGTTTGCCCATTTCTACTTCGATTACGGGCTACTTACTGAGTGACAGTTTCAAGAACCGGCCCTCAAATGGTTTTACAAGCCCAGATGTAGTGGCGTTGTGCCCAGATAACAAGCAGGCTATGTACTGCCATCTTCTTTGCGGTCTTTTTCTGAGTGACGAAGTTGTGAATGTGTCTGCTACCTTTGCTTCCTCTTTGGTTGGTGCAATCACTTTTCTTGAAAGTCACTGGAAAGAAATGTGTAGCAATATCCGGTCTGGTCATCTTAGCGAGTGGATCACCGACCTTGGTTGCAGAGACGCTGTTACTAACATCCTAGGAGGATGTAACTCCGAATTAGCAGATCGGATTGAAGAAGAATGCAACAAAAAATCTTGGGAAGGTATAATCACACGTCTTTGGCCTAAAGTAAAATTCATTCAAAGCATTGTTACAGGACAAAATTCTCAATGCATTCCAATGTTAGAGTTTTACTCCAACAAAGTGCCTTTGATCTCCACGGTCTATGGATCTTCTGAAACAATATTTGGTATAAATATGAATCCCTTCTGCAAACCACAAGATATATCTTATACTTGTATTCCCACCATATCCTACTTTGAGTTCATACTTGCGGACGAAGGAAATAAAGGTGAAATTGTTGATCTTGTGAATGTCAAGATTGGATCCTACTATGAGCCCGTGATCACAAATTATTACG GCTTGCACAGATATAAAATGGGAGATATTCTACAAGTATCTGGATTTTACAATAGTGCACCGCAATTTAGGTTCGTTCGCAGGAAAAATATGGTTCTAAGCGTCAACCTCGAAGTGACAACTGAAGAAGACATTTTAAAGGGGTTAAATAATGCAACACCTGTTCTTAAGAATTCAGATTTAGTATTGATGGGATTCACATGCTATGCTGATATCTCCACTCTTCCGGGTCACTACATTTTTTACTGGGAACTCAAAGCCAAAACCATCAGTGACATTGTTGAACTTGATAACAAAGTATTGGTGGAATGTTGTTGTGTAATGGAGGAATCATTATGTGCTCTTTATCGAGAGATGAGGAGTAAAGATGGGTCTATAGGAGCTCTAGAGATTAGGGTTGTGCAACAGGGAACGTTTAATTCGCTTATGGAGCTTGCCATCTCTCAAGGTGCTTCCCCATCTCAGTACAAGACTCCTATTTGCATCAACTCTTCTGAAGCCTTAGCTGTTCTTGAAAGCAATGTCCTAGCTTGCTTTTTCAGTGATAAGTCCCCAACTAATCTCTAA